The sequence CGTCACTGCCGCCCCGTCAATCAGGCCGACCACGGCCGCTAGCGGTAACTGGGGGGGCACGATGCCGGCCGCACCAAATGCGTTGGCGAGGCGCTCACTGGTGAGCCGCTCAGCCGCACTGCCCCAGGGCAGCACGATCGACATGCCACGCCGGATCAGGATTGAGCCGAGTTCAAGCCACGCAGCCTCGGGCCACTGCTTGTCCGCGCGTGAGGTTGCATGGACGAACACGACATACGGCACCGGCAGGTTCAGCCCCTCTGCCGCCAGCGCCTGTGCCGCACGCTGCCGGTTCAGGCCGAAGTCGATTGGGTCAGTGGGCTGGGGCGGTGGTTGATTAAGCGCGGCCGCCACCAGTTGCCGGGTGCGTTCGACCACATGCGTATGCGGTGCAATCGGCACTCGCCGGTCATAAAAAAAGCGCACAGGCCACTCGAAGCCAGCGCCTTCGGTCCGGTTCGCCAGGCCCACGAGTTGTCCGCGCGCCATACGCGCCATCCACGCGGTTTTCACCAGACCCTGGCAGTCAATCACCAGATCGTAATTTTCTGCGGCCAGCGCCCGGCGAAACGCCCGCACCTCGCGCCAGCTGGCGCGCGAGGCAAAGCGCTTGCGCCAGCGCCGCAACGCCACCGGCAGCACCCGGTGAACACCATCCACCAGTTGCACCAGGCCCACGA is a genomic window of Paraburkholderia bonniea containing:
- the waaC gene encoding lipopolysaccharide heptosyltransferase I → MSVQKILLVRVSSLGDVVHNMPVIADIRRWYPEAQIDWLVEESFVGLVQLVDGVHRVLPVALRRWRKRFASRASWREVRAFRRALAAENYDLVIDCQGLVKTAWMARMARGQLVGLANRTEGAGFEWPVRFFYDRRVPIAPHTHVVERTRQLVAAALNQPPPQPTDPIDFGLNRQRAAQALAAEGLNLPVPYVVFVHATSRADKQWPEAAWLELGSILIRRGMSIVLPWGSAAERLTSERLANAFGAAGIVPPQLPLAAVVGLIDGAAVTVGVDTGLVHIAAALKRPTVELYNFETAWRTGGYWSPEIINLGGAGREPRLSQVLSALADLGLLSPPSHDPV